Genomic window (Bacillus vallismortis):
AGTATTTCTACGTGCTTCGGCCAATCTTGGCTTGCAAATGGATTGAAAAGCACGGAACCATTCCGCCAATGGATTTTACTGTTTTGATGAATGAACTTGTTACTGATTCTGAGCTGAAGGCAGAAATGGAAACCTTGCTTGAACGGAAAAGAAGAGGCGAAGAGCTTGATCTTGAAGCGCGAATTCATGTTATTCATCAGTTTATTGAAACGGAAATCGAAAGAATCATGGAAGCAGCAAAAACGCTGAAAGCAGAACAAAAGGATATGACACCTGAACTGAATCGTTTGCTTTTGAATACGGTTGAAGAAGTATGGAAGGATGGAGGAAGCTGATGTTTTTTGTCGCTTCCTTTTCCCCTTTATTCGACACGATTCCCCGACTTTCTAACTATCTGATTGTGGTAAATCCACAAAAATAATCAGAATCTTTGTATTTTGAGAATATTGTGAACGTGGGTTTTGTCCATTTACAATTAACTCATACAAATACTTCTTAGATTGCGGGGTGTTGAGGTTGGAAGTGATCACAAGAGATTTTTTCTTATTTTTATCCAAAAGCGGCTTTCTCAATAAAATGGCAAAGAACTGGGGAAGCCGGGTAGCAGCGGGTAAAATTATCGGAGGGAATGATTTTAACAGTTCAATCCCGACGATTCGACAGCTTAACAGCCAAGGCTTGTCAGTTACTGTCGATCATTTAGGAGAGTTTGTAGACAGCGCAGAGGTCGCGCGGGAGCGTACGGAAGAGTGCATTCAAACCATTGCGACGATTGCGGATCAGCAGCTGAACTCACAAGTTTCTTTAAAAATGACGTCTTTAGGTCTCGATATAGATATGGATCTGGTGTATGAAAATATGACGAAAATCCTTCAGACGGCCGAGAAGCATAAAATCATGGTCACCATCGACATGGAAGATGAAGTCAGATGCCAGAAAACACTTGATGTTTTCAAGGATTTCAGAAGGAAATACGAGTATGTGAGCACAGTGCTGCAAGCCTATCTGTACCGAACGGAAAGTGATATTGACGATTTGGATTCTTTAAACCCGTTCCTTCGCCTTGTAAAAGGAGCTTATAAAGAATCACAAAAAGTAGCTTTCCCGGAGAAAAGCGATGTCGATGAAAATTATAAAAAAATCATCCGAAAGCAGCTCTTAAACGGTCACTATACAGCGATTGCCACACATGACGACAAAATGATCGACTATACAAAGCAGCTTGCCAAAGAAAATGGCATCGCCAATGACAAGTTTGAATTTCAGATGCTGTACGGCATGCGGTCGCAAACCCAGCTCAGCCTCGTAAAAGAAGGTTATAACATGAGAGTCTACCTGCCATACGGCGAAGATTGGTACGGCTACTTTATGAGACGCCTTGCAGAACGTCCGTCAAACATTGCATTTGCTCTCAAAGGAATGACAAAGAAGTAAAAAAGGAGAGATTATCATGACAACACCTTACAAACACGAGCCATTCACAAATTTCCAGGATCAAAACAATGTAGAAGAGTTTAAAAAAGCGCTTGCGACGGTAAGCGAATATTTAGGAAAAGACTATCCGCTTGTCATTAACGGCGAGAGAGTGGAAACAGAAGCGAAAATCGTTTCGATCAACCCGGCTGATAAAGAAGAAGTCGTCGGCAGAGTGTCAAAAGCTTCTCAAGAGCACGCTGAGCAAGCAATTGAAGCGGCTGCGAAAGCATTCGAGGATTGGAGATACACGTCTCCGGAAGAAAGAGCGGCTGTCCTTTTCCGCGCTGCTGCCAAAGTCCGCAGAAGAAAACATGAATTCTCCGCTTTGCTTGTAAAAGAGGCAGGGAAGCCATGGAACGAGGCAGATGCTGATACGGCTGAAGCGATCGACTTTATGGAATATTATGCACGCCAAATGATCGAACTGGCAAAAGGCAAACCTGTCAACAGCCGTGAAGGCGAGAAAAACCAATATGTATACACGCCGACTGGTGTAACAGTTGTTATTCCGCCTTGGAACTTCTTGTTTGCGATCATGGCTGGCACGACAGTGGCGCCGATCGTTACTGGAAATACAGTTGTTCTTAAACCTGCGAGCGCGACACCTGTCATTGCTGCGAAATTCGTTGAAGTGCTTGAAGAGTCTGGATTGCCGAAAGGTGTAGTCAACTTCGTTCCTGGCAGCGGGGCGGAAGTCGGTGACTACCTTGTTGACCATCCGAAAACTAGCCTTATCACATTTACGGGATCAAGAGAAGTTGGTACGAGAATTTTCGAACGCGCGTCGAAAGTCCAGCCGGGCCAGCAGCACTTAAAACGTGTTATTGCTGAAATGGGCGGAAAAGATACAGTTGTCGTTTGTGAAGATGCAGATGTTGAACTTGCTGCACAATCGATCTTCCAGTCAGCGTTCGGCTTTGCGGGACAAAAATGTTCTGCAGGTTCACGTGCAGTTGTCCATGAAAAAGTGTATGATCAAGTATTGAAGCGTGTCATTGAAATTACGGAATCTAAAGTGACAGCAAAACCTGACAGTGCGGATGTTTATATGGGGCCTGTCATTGACCAAGGTTCTTATGATAAAATTATGAGCTATATTGAGATCGGAAAACAGGAAGGACGTTTAGTAAGCGGCGGCACTGGTGACGATTCAAAAGGATACTTCATCAAACCGACGATCTTCGCTGACCTTGATCCGAAAGCAAGACTCATGCAGGAAGAAATTTTTGGGCCTGTCGTTGCATTTTCTAAAGTGTCAAACTTTGATGAAGCTTTAGAAGTGGCAAACAATACTGAGTACGGTTTGACAGGCGCTGTTATTACAAACGACCGCAAAAACATCGAGCGTGCGAAACAGGAATTCCATGTCGGAAACCTGTACTTCAACCGCAACTGTACAGGCGCTATCGTCGGCTACCATCCGTTCGGCGGCTTCAAAATGTCCGGAACGGATTCAAAAGCAGGCGGGCCGGATTACTTGGCACTGCACATGCAGGCTAAAACGATCAGTGAAATGTTCTAAAGCGGGACTAAATGGGCATCCTCCCTGCGGGGATGTCCATTTCATCCATATACCATAAAAAAGAGGAGGAAGTGCCATAGAAAACACACAGCTGATTATTTCGATTTGTATTTATATGGCGGGGATGCTGCTGATCGGCTACTTTGCTTACAAGCGTACGTCGAATCTGACGGATTACATGCTGGGAGGACGCTCTTTGGGACCGGCCGTAACCGCTCTCAGTGCCGGCGCTGCCGATATGAGCGGCTGGCTGCTGATGGGGCTCCCGGGCGCTATGTTTTCAACGGGTCTGAGCGGTGTGTGGATTGCGTTCGGACTTTGTCTTGGAGCATGGGCGAACTGGCTCTACGTCGCGCCGCGGCTGAGAACCTATACGGAACAAGCGGGGAATTCCATCACAATTCCCGGATTCCTAGAAAACCGCTTCGGAGATCAAACAAAGCTTCTTAGATTGTTTTCAGGGATTGTGATTTTAGTCTTCTTCACATTTTATGTTTCGTCTGGAATGGTATCCGGCGGTGTTTTATTCAACAGTATTTTGGGGATGGAATATCATACAGGCTTGTGGGTTGTGACTGGTGTTGTTGTGGCATATACTCTGTTTGGCGGCTTTTTGGCAGTCAGCTGGACAGATTTTGTTCAGGGGATCATTATGTTTGCCGCACTCATTCTTGTTCCGATCGTTACGTTTTTCCACACGGGAGGAACAAGTGAAGCAGTTACTGAAATCCGGTCTGTTGATCCAGATATGTTTAATATTTTCAAAGGAACAAGCGTCCTTGGCATTATTTCTTTGTTTGCATGGGGTTTGGGATACTTTGGACAGCCGCATATCATTGTGCGTTTTATGGCAATAACGTCTGTCAAAGAGATCAAAAAAGCGCGCAGAATCGGAATGGGCTGGATGATGTTGTCGGCAGTCGGCGCTGTGCTGACCGGTTTGGGCGGAATCGCTTATTACCATCAGAATGGCATGACACTGAAGGACCCAGAGACGATCTTTATTCAATTAGGGAATATTTTGTTCCATCCGATTATTACAGGTTTTCTGATATCAGCTATTTTGGCCGCGATTATGAGTACAATTTCTTCCCAGCTGCTTGTGACATCAAGCTCTTTGGTAGAAGATTTGTATAAGTCGATGTTCAGGCGCTCAGCCTCTGATAAAGAGCTGGTGTTTTTGGGCCGTTTGGCTGTGCTTGTGATTTCTGTCATCGCGTTATTCCTAGCTTGGGAGAAAAATAATACGATCCTTGGATTGGTTAGCTACGCGTGGGCTGGCTTCGGCGCATCATTCGGGCCGGTTGTACTGCTCAGTCTGTTTTGGAAACGAATGACTAAATGGGGGGCACTCGCCGGCATGATTGTGGGAGCAGCAACTGTAATCATTTGGGCGAATGCCGGTCTTTCGGATTTTCTGTATGAAATCATACCTGGTTTTGCTGCGAGCCTATTATCTGTCTTTATCGTCAGTATATTGACGCAGGCTCCGTCACAAGCTGTCGCAGACCAGTTTAAAGACTACCAAGATACAATGTCACAATAAAGATCGAAAGGAGGAGGAAGGGGCTGTCCCTTTTTCCTCTTTTCTCCTTTTAAACGGGCCGTTTTTTTCTTTTGGAAACAAACGTATTTTTTTTCTATACAAATAGACCCCGTATGGATATGATTAAAGTAAAAAAAAGTATAGGAGAAAAAGGTATGGAAGAGCTTTTAGAGAGAGTTTTTTCATTTTCAGATGTCGATAAGCTGATTGACTTCATCAGTTATGAACTGCAAAAACCAGTCATACTGGAAAGCGCAGATTTCTTTTTGTTAGCCTATAATTCTTACTATATTAACCATTTTGATTCTGCCAACCAGCAGACTATTTTTTCAAAAAAATGCCCGGTTCAGATTTTTGAGAGATTTCTGAAGGATGGAGTCATTGAAAAACTGAAAACAGAACCTGAGCCTTTTCGCGTCAATAAAATTGAAAGCATTGGGTTAAACCAGAGAGTGGTCGTGAGTGCGAAACACAAAGGGGATGTCATGGGCTACATCTGGGTTCAGGAGCTGGACCAAAATCTGACGGAAGAAGAACTCGACTTTTTGTATGAGACCTCTTTCCATGTCGGGAAAATCATTTATAAAACGAACAAGCTGAAACAGGAAAAGGAAGAAAAAGCAGAAGATCTTGTCAAACGGGCGATCTATCAGCAATTTACCTCTGAGAAGGAACTCAAACGGGAAGCCGAAAGGATTAACACCGTGCTGCCTTCCATGTTTTCAGTTGTCATCCTGCACGCCGCGAATGGGGATGGGGAAGCGGTTGAGGATTTAAAGGAAAATATCAGGTCGTACCTAAATTTACGGGATAAAGTCAGTCATGTCTTAACGATTGATTCAAATATTGTCATCGTCGTAGCGAGTTTTTCCCAAAAAAGCTCCGTCTCCTCGGCAGCTTCTGAATTTATTAACAAGCTGTTAACACATTTTCACTTTCAAAGAATTCCCACCCCTATTTATATCGGTATCGGAAACGAATATGATCACCTTTTAAAGCTTGGCAAGAGCTACACAGAAGCGCTTGAAGTGATCAAAGCCGCGGAAATCACCGGCAATCAGGAAAACATTCCATATGAATATGCAAAACTCGGCATTTACCGTTATTTAGAAAGCATTGAACAGAAAAATAAATTTTTAAAATACGAGAATAAGGATTTGGCTTTATTAAAAGCAAAAGACCAAGAAAGCAGCACCGAGCTGCTGAAAACGCTGGAAATCTATCTTCTCAACAACTGCAAAACAAAACCAGCAGCAGAACAGCTGTTTATTCACCAGAATACATTGAATTACCGCATCAAACAGATTACTGAAATGACGTCGATAAATTTAAGCGATTTTAGGACACGATGCCAGCTCTATCTCGATTTGATGCTGATGAAAAAGAAATAAAAAAGAAACCAGTCCGTGTACTGGTTTCGTCTTCACTTAAAATCCTCTGTAAACGTAAGGATCATCAGGCTTTTTAATGGTGTTCCAGTCGGTCACTTTCAGAACAGGAAGCGTTGATTTGAAAGGCTGATAATATTCTGAGGCCAGCGTGCCCTTAATATGAATCCATTCATCATCCTCGATGTTGATGTCCTTCGGAAACTCCACAAGCATCCCGTAAACGCCGGAATCAGCGATACAGTGAATGACGCCAAACCTCAACACGAACAGCTGGTTTTTGTTAATCGCATTTCCTTTATACGCAAATCCATGAAATTCAATCGTCCGTCCGAGAAATTCGCCAGGATAGTTATATATGGTTTCCATGCCTTTTAGGAAATCTTCATCGGTCAGCGAAATCTCTTTCTTGCTGGAATATTTCTTAAACAGTTGTTTCATCTGTTTATCATAGCTGTCTTGCGCGTAGTAAAGGCTGGCATCAGGCCGCAAATACTGTGTTTGCGAGTAATGGTCTCCGCTCTCCATCGCCTTAAACGAGAACCCTTTTGTTTTGACAATGGATGAGTCAAGCGTCGCAATCGGGAAGAAAATACCCGACACCAAAGGGAAAAGAAAAACAACATAAATCAAATAACGCTGATAAAATGGCTTGTTTTGTTCATGCTCGTGATCATGGCCGCATCCGCAATCATGATTATGCCCGCCTTTTTCAGGCGACTTGATAAATACATATGCTTGAACGGCTGTCAGTATGGCCAGCAGGAAGATCGCAATAAAGGAAAGATAGGCATATTTCATATTGATATATTTTGTAAGATTTCCTGAGGCATGCAGATGATAAAAGAAAAACGTAAATCCCATCAGCACCAATAGACGAAACATCCAATCACCCCTTTACCAGTAGTGATCCCGCTAAGACGAGCACGACAATGTACGTAATCAGCAGGAAAACAAATCGTTTTTTAAAGGCCGCAAGCATCATCAATAGATTCTTAATATCCACCATCGCACCAAAGACGAGAAAGGCGATTAACGATCCTAATGAAAATGTGCTGCTGAAGGAAGACGCGATGAACGCATCAACTTCTGAACAGAGCGACAAGACAAACGCCAGCCCCATCATCACAAGGGAAGAGGATACATCATTCTGCCCGATCGCAAGCAGAGTGGATGTTTTGACATACGTCTGCATAGCGGCTGCGATAAAGGCGCCGATAATTAAATATTTCCCCACGGAGAAAAATTCTTCAATGGCATGACGCAAGGTCCCTCCCAGCTTTTGCAGCAGGGTGTGGTGATGATGGTGGTGATGCCCGGGTTCATGAGGCTTTAAAAGCTGGTTATCTTTAAATTGATAGGATAAGATAATCCCAATGATCACCGATACCGCGAGCGCCAGTCCGCCCCGATAAAAGACAACGCTCCATCTGTTCCCGAACGCAATAAAAGTAGAAAATAAGACGATAGGATTGATGATCGGCGCGGTCAGCATGAAAGCAACGCCCGCATGCAGAGGAACCCCCTTTAGCAGAAGCCGCCTTGTAATCGGGATAATGCCGCACTCGCAGGCGGGAAATAATACGCCGGCTAGCGCACCAAATAAAACGGCGAGAAAGCGGTTCTTTGGCATGATCCTTGCAATCATTTCTTCAGAAACAAACATTTGAATGATTCCGGAAAGGATGACGCCGATCAGAATAAACGGAATGGCTTCTATTAAAATGCTGATAAAAATAGAATTCAGCTGAAGAAAAGATGATTGTGCTGTCACAATAAAACCTCCGCTCATGTTAAGCTGCCTTTTATCATATCAGAAAAAAGGCACTGCTTGTTTGACGGAGGAGGAGGAAAAATTGTTTCACTTTGTTTAGGATTCTAAAAATTCGAGTATGATTCTATCTGTTTCAGCAGCTTCTTTCCCGAGCCAGATCAGGTGCCCCCATGAGTGAAGCAAATGGAGAGCAGCGTCAGGAATGTGTTTTTTTGCATAATGTGCATGTGACTTGTTGATAAATCCATCATAAACACTCTGCATAATCAGTACGGGGCACGGGATGGCCTGCAGCTCCTTTGAAGAGATAGCGGCGGTTTGTGACAAGTCTAGCAGAAATCCGTCACCGGAGCGCTGCCGGCTGTTCATTTTCCGAAATGCTTCTATGTCTTTTTCATCCATCATGGACTTGATTCGCTGAAACGAAAGCGTGCTGAATTGCGGGCTCATGGCTTGAAACATCAAACGCGGGAAGGCGTTATTCAAATAAGAAATCAGCTTCCATATCCGCTTTTCCAACGGCGGGCGGAAGAGGATTCTCCCCATTTTATATTCAATGTCTTTTGGAGTGAGCCATTCTTTGGTGACCGCGGATTGCAGGGTCAGAGTGTTCACCCTTTCCGGATATTGTGAGGCAAAGCTTATGCCGCTCGGCCCTCCTGCTGAGATGGCTATGACATGGACACTGTCGATTTGTAAATGACTTAATAGTTTTACATAGAAACGACAGGCGTCAGCAAGACTTTTTCCAATCTCTTTTGACGTTCGTCCGTAACCGGGCCTTGAAGGCGTGATGATGGAATACCCATGCTCAATCAGCGCCGTGTACCCGAATTCCTCATAACAATTTGAATGCCCGCCATGCATGACAAGAATGGGAGCTCCCTTGCCTGTAACAGAATATTCTAGTGTATGTCCTTCGAAAGTGATCGTTTCAACTCGTCTTTTCATCTGTTTCTCCTATTTGTTTTTCTGCCTATTATAGGGTTTTCAACAATTTATCACAAGGAGCAGAAATGAATAAACACAGGCTCGTGAAATATGATATACTTTTTATTGATATTCATTCTCAATTAAAACGATTTTGATATAGATGTGAACGGGAGGCAGGACGGATGGCTGAGAATCAACAGGTGTATGACGTCACAATTATAGGCGGAGGGCCGATCGGGCTGTTTACGGCTTTTTACTGCGGGATGCGGGAGCTGAAAACGAAAGTAATCGAATTTTTGCCGCGGCTCGGAGGGAAGGTATCTTTATTCTTTCCTGAGAAAATCATTCGGGATATCGGCGGAATACCGGGGATTGCGGGAAAGCAGCTGATCGAGCAGCTGAAGGAGCAGGCGGCAACGTTTGATCCTGACATCGTGCTGAATCAGCGTGTGACCGGATTTGAACGCTTGGAAGACGGCACCATTGCGCTGACAAGCTCTGAAGGAGAAAAGCATTATACACGTACCGTGATTTTAGCTGTCGGCATGGGAACGCTTGAGGTCAATGAGTTTGACAGTGAGGATGCAACCCGGTACGCGGGCAAAAATCTTCATTATGGAGTGGAGAAGCTTGATGCGTTTAAAGGGAAGCGGGTCGTGATTTCAGGCGGCGGAGATACTGCGGTCGATTGGGCTAATGAGCTGGAACCGATTGCGGCTTCTGTGACTGTCGTTCACCGGCGTGAGGAATTCGGCGGAATGGAAAGCAGCGTGACGAAGATGAAGCAATCATCGGTGCAGGTGCTCACTCCTTATCGTCTGGAGCAGCTGAGCGGCGATGAGGAGCGTATCCAAAACGTGACGATTTGTCATACTGAGTCATCTGGCCAGATGGAAAACATAGAGGTTGACGAGCTGATCGTTAATCATGGCTTCAAAATTGATCTCGGACCGATGAAGGAGTGGGGGCTGGAGATTGAAGAAGGCAGGGTGAAAGCTGACAGACATATGCGGACGAATCTTCCGGGTGTGTTTGTGGCGGGTGACGCGGCTTTTTATGAAAGCAAGCTGAGATTGATTGCCGGCGGCTTTACGGAAGGCCCGACAGCGGTCAACAGCGCGAAGGCATATTTGGACCCTAAGGCCGAGAATATGGCGATGTATTCAACCCATCACAAAAAATTGGTGCATAAATAAAACAGCCCTTAAGAAAAGGGCTGCCGCAATTAGCTGTGAATGAGCTTTTTTTCCGCCTGTTGATTTTGAATTAAAGCAAATAATTCATCCTGCTCTTGGACCGCTGTGAATCCATAAGCATCGGCAGTTGAGTCATCGCCTATGCAGACGATAGGAGGTCGGTTAGCTGATGGCTCCGGCGAAATACCAATTTGTTCGCCTGCGCTGATCAATTGCTGAACGGACGGCTTGCTCGGGCAAATGACCATATGCAGCGGAGATTCACTGATGGTTCGCTGAATCATGTGGGTGAACCGGTCATCTATGACGTTTTCATGGGTGATATAAAACGTACAGGACTCATGCTTCTGCACGTTTTCCACTGAATGGCGGCTCCCGACAACAAGACGTTTTTCTGAATCAGGCTGAGTGGCGGAGACGAGAAAGCCCCGTTTTTCAAGCTCTGTCACTGCCTGTTCAGATGCCGCACTCAGTCGGGCTGTCAGCTGGCGTACGTCGATTTTCTTGGATGCCAGCGCTTGGAAAAATTCACAAACCGCACGGCGCGATGTGAAAACAATGTCTTCAAAGGTGCCGATCTTTCGAAGAATCTCTTCATTGACAGGCATGTTTTCGGTCCGCCATTTCGGCCACTCGATGACATCGGCACCGGAAGCACGCAGCTTGTCTGCAAGCTGGTCTTCATCATTGCCATGAGTGACGACCATCATGTGCTGGCCGATGAGCGGTTTGCTCTCAAACCAGCTGTGTGTTTGAAAATTGACGATATCCCCGATGACGATAATCGCAGGGTTTGTGATCTGGTGTTCCTGTATTTTCTGCTGAATGTTCACAAGCGAGCCTTTCACACTCCGCTGGCGGCCCCACGTTCCCCATTGGACCACAATGACAGGAATGGAAGGAGATTTTCCGTACGCAATGAGCTGCTGGCAAATATAAGACAAATTCTTAACGCCCATGTAAAAGACAAGGGTTTGAACGCTTCTGGCAAGCCCTTCCCAATCGAGATTCGGCGTTCCTTTTAATGATTTATCATGTGCTGTAATCATGGCAAAAGATGATGCGAAATCCCGATGCGTGACGGGGATGCCCGCATATAACGGCGCTGCAATTCCGGAGGTGATACCCGGCACCATTTCATAGCGGATGCCGTGCTCATAGAGAGCTTCTGCTTCCTCGCCGACTCTGCCGAATACGCTCGGATCTCCGCCTTTCAAACGGACGACGGTTAATCCTTTTGATGCTTTTTCAACCAGCAGGGCATTAATTTCTCTTTGTTTCATAAAATGGCGGTCTGGCAGTTTTCCGCAATAAATAAATTGGCAGGCTGGTGATGCGAATTCGAGCAGCTTCGGGTTGGCGAGCCGGTCATATAAAATAACATCTGCTTTCTCCAGCGCCTGTTTCCCTTTGATGGTGAGCAGCCCCGGATCGCCGGGGCCTGCTCCCACGAAATATACGATTCCGTTCTTCATGTCATGTCATCCTTCCGTCACTGTAAAAATGAAGGATCACTTGAAAAGTGATCCGGTCTTTTGATCAATATACGAGATAAACATGTTCTCCTTCGATCAGCGTTTCGTATGTTTTGACGCATCCGTGATCCGGTGCTTGGACGGTTCCATCTTCTAAGGAGATTTTCCAGTCGTGCATCGGGCAAAAAACATATTCGCCGCTGACGATACCTTCCGCTAGAACGCCGCCCTTGTGCGGACAGCGGTTTTCGATGGCACGGACGCTTCCGTTTGAAAGCTTAAAAACCGCGAGTTCCTTATCTTCAATATACACTGTTTTGCCTAATTGTTCAGGCAATTCTTCAATTTTTCCGATCCATACTTTTGTTGCGCCTTTGTTTACCATGTTCATTCCTCCTTCATGTTTGTTTTTTGTCATTATGATGTGGTCACGACGTTTTCAAATAATTCTTTAGAGGTTTGTTTATTTTCCAAAAAGCCCTTCCACGGATCCTTGTGGACAGAGAGTGTTTCATTCATTCGGTCGTTCAGCTCCTGCCGTTTTTCCGGATCGTTTAACACGGATTGGACATGGGATAAACCGACGCGCTCAAGCCATGCGGATGTACGCTCCAGATAGTTTGCGGTTTCGCGGTAGTATTGCAGATAAGCGCCTGCGTATTCTAAGACTTCTTCATTTGTTTTCACCTTCATCAGCAAATCGCCGGCACGTAAATGAGTTCCGCCGTTTCCGCCGACATAAAGCTCCCAGCCTCCATCAATGCCGACAACGCCAAGGTCCTTAATGCCGGATTCCGCACAGTTTCGCGGGCAGGCAGACACGGCCATTTTCACTTTATGAGGCGTGTTCAGCCCTTCGAATTTTTTCTCAAGCGCAATGCCCAGTGCCATGGAGTCTTGCGTGCCGAAGCGGCAGAATTGCTCGCCTACGCACGTTTTTACTGTGCGGAGCGTTTTCCCGTACGCGTAGCCTGACGGCATATCGAGATCTTTCCATACCCTCGGAAGGTCTTCTTTTTTCACGCCGATGAGATCAATTCGCTGGCCGCCGGTCATTTTAACGAGCGGGATCTCATATTTGTCGACGACATCGGCAATCTTGCGCAAATCTGTGGAGTTGGTCACGCCGCCGTACATCCGGGGCACGACTGAATATGTTCCGTCTTTTTGAATATTGGCGTGCATTCGTTCGTTAACAAAGCGGGAAGTCCGGTCATCTTCGTATTTGGTTGGATTGATCATGCCTAAGTAGTAGTTCAAAGCCGGCCGGCATTTGGAACAGCCTTCTGGCGTTTTCCAGCCGAGTACGTTCATGATTTCTCTTGTATGTGACAGCCCTTTGGCTTTGATTTCTTCTACGATTTCATCTCTCGACAATGTCGTGCAGCCGCAAATCGCTTCTTTTTGCGCTGACGCATCAAAGTCTGATCCGAGTGTATGCTGGAGGATTTCTTCTACGAGTGGTTTACAGCCTCCGCATGAACGGGATGCACCGGTGCATGCTTTGATCTCGTCCGTTGACGAGCAGCCTTTTTCCTGTATGGCTTGAATAATCGCACCTTTTGACACGCCGTTACAGCCGCAGATGATTTCATCGTCGCTCATCGCCGCGGTAATGCTTGTGCCTGCTTCTTGGTTGAGAGGCTGTAAGATTGATATTTTAGAGGTTTCAGTGATGTCGGCTTCTTTTTGAATCATAGAAAACAGGCGATTGCCTTCGCTGCTGTCGCCGAATAAAACAGCACCGACAATTTGATTGCCCCTCAGGACGATTTTTTTATAGATGCCGTCCTGCTCATCGAAGACTTTAACTGCTTTTTTCTCCTCTGATTCATCAAAGTCACCGGCAGAGAAGACCTCGACGCCTGATACCTTTAACTGAGTGGAGAGAACGGAGCCTTCATACGGTTTTGTTTCGATGCCGCACATATGCTTCGCCAGCACTTTTGCCTGTTCATAGAGCGGCGCCACGAGCCCGTATGCGATCCCCCGATGCTCAGCGCATTCGCCGACCGCATAAATGTGCGGGATTTCAGTTTCCATATAATCGTTGACGATGATTCCGCGGTTCACCGGAATGCCGCTTTCGGCTCCGAGCGCTGTATTCGGGCGGATGCCTACGGCCATGACGACTAAATCTGCTTCAATGCTTGTGCCGTCTGTGAAGCGGAGGCCTTCAACACGGCCATCACCGATAATCTCTTCGGTTTGTTTTTCAAGCAAGAATGTCATTCCTTGTTTTTCTAGCTCGTTTTGCAGCAGGCGTCCCGCCGCTGCATCAAGCTGTCGTTCCATCAAA
Coding sequences:
- the nirD gene encoding nitrite reductase small subunit NirD; its protein translation is MVNKGATKVWIGKIEELPEQLGKTVYIEDKELAVFKLSNGSVRAIENRCPHKGGVLAEGIVSGEYVFCPMHDWKISLEDGTVQAPDHGCVKTYETLIEGEHVYLVY
- a CDS encoding alpha/beta fold hydrolase translates to MKRRVETITFEGHTLEYSVTGKGAPILVMHGGHSNCYEEFGYTALIEHGYSIITPSRPGYGRTSKEIGKSLADACRFYVKLLSHLQIDSVHVIAISAGGPSGISFASQYPERVNTLTLQSAVTKEWLTPKDIEYKMGRILFRPPLEKRIWKLISYLNNAFPRLMFQAMSPQFSTLSFQRIKSMMDEKDIEAFRKMNSRQRSGDGFLLDLSQTAAISSKELQAIPCPVLIMQSVYDGFINKSHAHYAKKHIPDAALHLLHSWGHLIWLGKEAAETDRIILEFLES
- a CDS encoding NAD(P)/FAD-dependent oxidoreductase is translated as MAENQQVYDVTIIGGGPIGLFTAFYCGMRELKTKVIEFLPRLGGKVSLFFPEKIIRDIGGIPGIAGKQLIEQLKEQAATFDPDIVLNQRVTGFERLEDGTIALTSSEGEKHYTRTVILAVGMGTLEVNEFDSEDATRYAGKNLHYGVEKLDAFKGKRVVISGGGDTAVDWANELEPIAASVTVVHRREEFGGMESSVTKMKQSSVQVLTPYRLEQLSGDEERIQNVTICHTESSGQMENIEVDELIVNHGFKIDLGPMKEWGLEIEEGRVKADRHMRTNLPGVFVAGDAAFYESKLRLIAGGFTEGPTAVNSAKAYLDPKAENMAMYSTHHKKLVHK
- the cobA gene encoding uroporphyrinogen-III C-methyltransferase — encoded protein: MKNGIVYFVGAGPGDPGLLTIKGKQALEKADVILYDRLANPKLLEFASPACQFIYCGKLPDRHFMKQREINALLVEKASKGLTVVRLKGGDPSVFGRVGEEAEALYEHGIRYEMVPGITSGIAAPLYAGIPVTHRDFASSFAMITAHDKSLKGTPNLDWEGLARSVQTLVFYMGVKNLSYICQQLIAYGKSPSIPVIVVQWGTWGRQRSVKGSLVNIQQKIQEHQITNPAIIVIGDIVNFQTHSWFESKPLIGQHMMVVTHGNDEDQLADKLRASGADVIEWPKWRTENMPVNEEILRKIGTFEDIVFTSRRAVCEFFQALASKKIDVRQLTARLSAASEQAVTELEKRGFLVSATQPDSEKRLVVGSRHSVENVQKHESCTFYITHENVIDDRFTHMIQRTISESPLHMVICPSKPSVQQLISAGEQIGISPEPSANRPPIVCIGDDSTADAYGFTAVQEQDELFALIQNQQAEKKLIHS
- a CDS encoding permease, which produces MTAQSSFLQLNSIFISILIEAIPFILIGVILSGIIQMFVSEEMIARIMPKNRFLAVLFGALAGVLFPACECGIIPITRRLLLKGVPLHAGVAFMLTAPIINPIVLFSTFIAFGNRWSVVFYRGGLALAVSVIIGIILSYQFKDNQLLKPHEPGHHHHHHHTLLQKLGGTLRHAIEEFFSVGKYLIIGAFIAAAMQTYVKTSTLLAIGQNDVSSSLVMMGLAFVLSLCSEVDAFIASSFSSTFSLGSLIAFLVFGAMVDIKNLLMMLAAFKKRFVFLLITYIVVLVLAGSLLVKG